Proteins encoded in a region of the Nocardia asteroides genome:
- the secF gene encoding protein translocase subunit SecF, whose amino-acid sequence MTNSHTTPSLDKSSATETTDVFPALTEPRPPEHGFFTRLYTGTGAIDVIGKRRMWYLITAVIVLVSLASILFRGFNFGIDFEGGSRIQFPAGNATTSAVEDVYRGAIGTDPVSVQTVGTGASATMLIRSEALDQKQVEAVNNALFAEFQPKDKNGNPSLAAISTSDVSETWGSQITRKALIALAVFLVLVAVYIAVRFETHMALAALAAMAFDVSVTAGVYSLVGFEVTPATVIGILTILGFSLYDSVVVFDKVEENTHGILHLTRRTYGEQANLAVNQTLMRSINTALIGILPIVGLMVIAVWMLGVGTLKDLALVQLVGLLVGTYSSIFFATPLLVSIKERWGPVATHTKKVLAKRAGAAGARAGIAAERRARGAAGRDFDETPRRQREAAQAPRPGARPSGKRHKRRN is encoded by the coding sequence ATGACCAACAGCCACACCACTCCCTCGCTCGACAAGTCGAGCGCCACCGAGACCACCGACGTGTTCCCGGCGCTCACCGAGCCGCGGCCACCCGAGCACGGCTTCTTCACCCGCCTCTACACCGGCACCGGCGCGATCGACGTCATCGGCAAGCGCCGGATGTGGTATCTGATCACCGCCGTGATCGTGCTCGTCTCGCTGGCCAGCATCCTGTTCCGGGGCTTCAATTTCGGCATCGATTTCGAGGGCGGTTCGCGCATCCAGTTCCCCGCGGGGAACGCGACCACCAGCGCGGTGGAGGACGTCTACCGCGGCGCGATCGGCACCGACCCGGTCTCGGTGCAGACCGTCGGCACCGGGGCCTCGGCCACCATGCTGATCCGCTCCGAGGCGCTGGACCAGAAGCAGGTGGAGGCGGTGAACAACGCGCTGTTCGCCGAATTCCAGCCGAAGGACAAGAACGGCAACCCGAGCCTGGCCGCGATCAGCACCTCCGACGTCAGCGAGACCTGGGGCAGCCAGATCACCCGCAAAGCGCTCATCGCGCTCGCGGTGTTCCTCGTGCTCGTCGCGGTCTACATCGCGGTCCGCTTCGAGACGCACATGGCCCTGGCGGCCCTGGCGGCGATGGCCTTCGACGTCAGCGTCACCGCGGGCGTGTACTCGCTCGTGGGGTTCGAGGTCACCCCGGCGACGGTGATCGGCATCCTGACCATCCTCGGCTTCTCGCTCTACGACTCGGTCGTCGTGTTCGACAAGGTCGAGGAGAACACCCACGGGATCCTGCACTTGACCCGGCGCACCTACGGTGAGCAGGCCAACCTCGCGGTGAACCAGACACTCATGCGTTCGATCAACACCGCCTTGATCGGCATCCTGCCGATCGTCGGCTTGATGGTGATCGCGGTGTGGATGCTGGGCGTCGGCACACTCAAGGACCTAGCCTTGGTGCAGCTGGTCGGCCTGCTGGTCGGCACGTACTCCTCGATCTTCTTCGCGACGCCACTGCTGGTGTCGATCAAGGAGCGCTGGGGCCCAGTGGCGACCCACACCAAGAAGGTTCTGGCGAAGCGGGCCGGTGCGGCCGGCGCCCGTGCGGGTATCGCCGCCGAGCGCCGGGCGCGCGGGGCAGCGGGCCGGGACTTCGACGAGACTCCGCGCCGACAGCGCGAGGCCGCGCAGGCGCCGCGCCCCGGCGCGCGCCCGAGCGGGAAACGACACAAGAGGCGGAACTGA
- the ruvA gene encoding Holliday junction branch migration protein RuvA, with translation MIASVRGEVLEIALDHVVIEAAGVGYRLNATPSTLAGLTRGEETRLYTAMIVREDSMTLYGFADTEARDLFGLLQTVSGVGPRLAMAVLAVLEPEALRKALAESNVAALTRVPGVGKRGAERMVVELRDKVNLVPVPSGPPGSAPAAGTPVRDQVAEALVGLGFSAKQAEQAIDAVLADQPAADTSTALRAALGMLGKNR, from the coding sequence GTGATCGCGTCGGTACGCGGTGAGGTGCTGGAGATCGCCCTCGACCATGTGGTGATCGAGGCGGCCGGCGTCGGCTACCGGCTCAACGCCACGCCGTCCACGCTGGCCGGGCTCACCCGCGGCGAGGAGACCAGGCTCTACACCGCGATGATCGTCCGCGAGGACTCGATGACGCTCTACGGTTTCGCCGACACCGAGGCCCGCGACCTGTTCGGTCTGCTGCAAACCGTCTCCGGTGTCGGACCTCGCCTCGCCATGGCGGTGCTGGCGGTACTCGAGCCCGAGGCGCTGCGCAAGGCGCTGGCCGAAAGCAACGTGGCCGCGCTGACCAGAGTGCCGGGCGTCGGCAAGCGCGGCGCCGAGCGCATGGTGGTGGAACTGCGGGACAAGGTGAATCTCGTTCCGGTGCCCTCCGGTCCGCCCGGATCGGCGCCGGCGGCGGGCACGCCGGTGCGCGATCAGGTCGCCGAAGCGCTCGTCGGGCTCGGATTCTCCGCCAAGCAGGCCGAACAAGCGATCGACGCGGTGCTGGCCGACCAGCCCGCCGCCGACACCTCCACCGCCCTGCGGGCCGCGCTCGGCATGCTCGGCAAGAATCGGTAA
- a CDS encoding O-acetyl-ADP-ribose deacetylase encodes MVELVLVRGDITEQEVDAVVNAANSSLLGGGGVDGAIHRRGGPEILADCRRLRASHYGGGLPTGAAVATTAGHLPARWVIHTVGPVWSATEDRSALLASCYRESLRVADELGARTVAFPAISTGVFGWPMDDGARIAVDTVRATETAVSEARFVLYDERAHAAFARNVSGISEL; translated from the coding sequence ATGGTCGAACTGGTGCTCGTGCGTGGCGACATCACCGAACAAGAGGTGGACGCGGTGGTGAACGCGGCGAACTCGTCGCTGCTCGGCGGTGGGGGAGTCGACGGCGCGATCCACCGTCGCGGTGGCCCGGAGATCCTGGCGGATTGCCGCAGGCTGCGTGCGTCCCACTATGGCGGGGGACTGCCGACCGGGGCGGCGGTCGCCACCACGGCGGGACACCTGCCAGCGCGGTGGGTGATCCACACGGTCGGCCCCGTGTGGTCGGCTACCGAGGACCGCTCCGCCCTGCTGGCCTCCTGCTATCGCGAATCCTTGCGTGTGGCGGACGAATTGGGAGCGCGGACCGTCGCGTTCCCCGCGATCTCGACCGGCGTCTTCGGCTGGCCGATGGACGACGGCGCCCGAATCGCCGTCGACACGGTTCGGGCCACCGAGACAGCGGTGTCGGAAGCGCGGTTCGTCCTGTACGACGAGCGCGCTCACGCGGCGTTCGCGCGGAATGTCTCGGGAATCTCCGAACTCTGA
- the ruvB gene encoding Holliday junction branch migration DNA helicase RuvB produces MDHPEEPTESPVSPEYLNSDGEIEASLRPKSLDDFIGQPRVREQLALVLRGAKQRGGTPDHVLLSGPPGLGKTSMAMIIAGELGTALRITSGPALERAGDLAAMLSNLVDGDVLFIDEIHRMARPAEEMLYLAMEDFRVDVVVGKGPGATSIPLDIAPFTLVGATTRSGALTGPLRDRFGFTGHMDFYEPGELLRILQRSAHILGVVIEEEAAAEIAGRSRGTPRIANRLLRRVRDYAEVRADGRITRPIAQAALEVYDVDVLGLDRLDRAVLGALVRSFGGGPVGVSTLAVAVGEEAATVEEVCEPFLVRAGMVARTPRGRVATAAAWEHLGLVPPPDLVFGSIEVRGREPHPTLDLFE; encoded by the coding sequence ATGGACCACCCAGAGGAACCCACCGAATCCCCGGTCAGCCCGGAGTATCTGAATTCCGACGGTGAGATCGAGGCGAGTCTGCGGCCGAAGTCGCTGGACGACTTCATCGGTCAGCCCCGAGTGCGCGAACAGCTCGCGCTGGTGTTGCGTGGGGCCAAACAGCGCGGCGGCACACCGGATCACGTCCTGCTGTCCGGCCCCCCGGGGCTGGGCAAGACCAGCATGGCGATGATCATCGCCGGGGAACTCGGCACCGCCCTGCGGATCACCTCCGGTCCCGCGCTGGAGCGGGCGGGCGACCTCGCCGCCATGCTCAGCAATCTGGTCGACGGCGACGTGCTGTTCATCGACGAGATCCACCGGATGGCCCGGCCCGCCGAGGAGATGCTGTATCTGGCGATGGAGGACTTCCGGGTGGACGTGGTCGTCGGCAAGGGGCCGGGCGCGACCTCCATTCCTCTGGATATCGCCCCGTTCACCCTGGTCGGCGCCACCACCAGGTCCGGAGCGCTGACCGGGCCGCTGCGCGATCGTTTCGGTTTCACCGGGCACATGGATTTCTACGAGCCCGGTGAGCTGTTGCGCATCCTGCAACGGTCGGCGCACATCCTCGGCGTCGTCATCGAGGAGGAGGCGGCGGCGGAGATCGCGGGCCGCTCGCGCGGCACGCCCCGCATCGCCAACCGCTTGCTGCGTCGCGTCCGCGACTACGCGGAGGTCCGTGCCGACGGCCGGATCACCCGTCCGATCGCGCAGGCCGCGCTCGAGGTCTACGACGTGGACGTGCTCGGCCTCGACCGCCTCGACCGCGCGGTATTAGGCGCGCTCGTCCGCAGTTTCGGCGGTGGCCCGGTCGGGGTGTCCACCCTGGCCGTAGCGGTCGGCGAGGAGGCGGCGACCGTCGAAGAGGTCTGTGAACCGTTCTTGGTGCGTGCGGGCATGGTCGCGCGCACACCCCGCGGCCGGGTCGCCACCGCCGCCGCCTGGGAGCACCTTGGCCTCGTCCCGCCACCGGACCTGGTCTTCGGCTCCATCGAAGTGCGCGGTCGCGAGCCGCACCCCACCCTGGACCTGTTCGAGTGA
- a CDS encoding NAD(P)/FAD-dependent oxidoreductase, with product MAPQYDAVVVGAGFGGMGAGIQLDRLGLSNYVILEREDDLGGTWHVNHYPGLAVDIASVTYSYSFEPYPHWSRLFAPGAELKKYAEHVADKYGLRRRMRFGTTVDGARWDEEQQHWVVSLAGGDTVTGRYLLTATGFLSQPYTPPFPGIDSFAGKIIHTTAWEDDFDLTGRRAAIIGTGATAVQLVPEVADKAEALTVFQRTPIWVVPKIDTAIPAAVRKLFERVPATQKAARLVNTSLLEALMVVGVLHFKQARLMNKGAAALAKAHLRASVRDKQTREQLTPHYDFGCKRPTFSNRYFTTFNQPHVRLETNSIDHIEPDGIVTADGHKTAIDTLILATGFNLWDVNFPAIEIIGRDGVNLGKFWRDNRFQAYEGITVPKFPNFLSLNSPYSYSGLSYFTTIEAQMKHMGRLFGEMRRRGETVFEVTEQANAAFLDRVTAKLGSSVFYGGDCATARSYYFNPHGEAALLRPTSTLNAHREAVGFPLEDYVYGKTA from the coding sequence GTGGCGCCTCAATACGACGCGGTCGTGGTCGGTGCGGGGTTCGGAGGCATGGGAGCGGGCATTCAGCTCGATCGGCTCGGTCTGAGCAATTACGTCATCCTCGAACGCGAGGACGATCTCGGTGGCACCTGGCACGTCAATCACTACCCGGGTCTGGCGGTCGACATCGCCTCGGTCACCTACTCGTACTCGTTCGAGCCTTACCCGCACTGGTCTCGGCTGTTCGCGCCGGGCGCGGAGCTGAAGAAGTACGCCGAGCACGTCGCCGACAAGTACGGCCTGCGCAGGCGGATGCGCTTCGGCACCACCGTCGACGGCGCGCGCTGGGACGAAGAGCAGCAGCACTGGGTGGTCTCGCTGGCGGGCGGCGACACCGTCACCGGTCGCTATCTGCTGACCGCGACCGGCTTCCTGTCCCAGCCCTACACCCCGCCGTTCCCCGGCATCGACTCGTTCGCGGGCAAGATCATCCACACCACCGCCTGGGAAGACGACTTCGACCTCACCGGCCGCAGGGCCGCGATCATCGGCACCGGCGCCACAGCCGTGCAGCTGGTGCCCGAGGTGGCCGATAAGGCCGAGGCACTCACGGTGTTCCAGCGGACCCCGATCTGGGTGGTCCCCAAGATCGACACCGCGATCCCCGCCGCGGTGCGGAAGCTGTTCGAACGGGTCCCCGCCACGCAGAAGGCCGCGCGACTGGTCAACACCAGCCTGCTCGAGGCGTTGATGGTGGTCGGTGTACTGCACTTCAAGCAGGCCCGGCTGATGAACAAGGGCGCGGCCGCGCTGGCCAAAGCGCACCTGCGGGCGTCCGTGCGGGACAAGCAGACGCGCGAGCAGCTGACACCGCACTACGACTTCGGATGCAAGCGGCCGACTTTCTCCAACCGCTACTTCACCACGTTCAACCAGCCGCACGTACGGCTGGAGACGAATTCGATCGACCACATCGAGCCCGACGGCATCGTCACCGCCGACGGGCACAAGACCGCGATCGACACGCTGATCCTGGCCACCGGTTTCAACCTGTGGGACGTGAACTTCCCGGCCATCGAGATCATCGGCCGTGACGGGGTGAATCTCGGAAAGTTCTGGCGGGACAACCGCTTCCAGGCCTACGAGGGCATCACGGTGCCGAAGTTCCCCAACTTCCTCAGCCTCAACAGTCCCTACTCTTACAGTGGCTTGTCCTACTTCACCACCATCGAAGCGCAGATGAAGCACATGGGCAGATTGTTCGGTGAGATGCGCCGCCGGGGCGAGACCGTCTTCGAGGTCACCGAGCAGGCCAACGCGGCGTTCCTGGACCGGGTCACCGCCAAGCTCGGTTCCTCGGTCTTCTACGGCGGTGACTGCGCCACGGCGCGCAGTTACTACTTCAACCCGCACGGCGAGGCCGCCCTGTTGCGGCCCACCAGCACCCTCAACGCCCACCGCGAAGCGGTCGGCTTTCCGCTGGAGGACTACGTCTACGGCAAGACGGCCTGA
- the secD gene encoding protein translocase subunit SecD gives MPPSQGSAHPLRLLGVYAALLAVVYALVFFTGDKSPTPKLGIDLQGGTRVTLSARTPDGSKPSQDSLKKAQDIIENRVNGLGVGGSEVVIDGDNIVITVPGDDGQQARALATTAKLYIRPVLQAVPATGRGATPQTAPGTQPAPAAQPETTATPDTPETTETTETTQPTPAPQQRVFPAQQPTQPPADPALTPTEEATREIQAAKALRQSADPAVQQTALATLDCAKADPLIGNDDPALPLVTCSTDGTEVFLLDKSRIDGQEIKDATSGLNQQQARHEVYLDFKSGGSDAWASLTGEYVYKRVAFVLDSKVVSAPVVQQGPQQGGRTQISGNFTATSAKELANTLKYGSLPLSFQTSEAETVSATLGLSSLKAGLIAGAVGLAVVLLYCLVYYRMLGFVTGLSLVASGLAVYGIMVLLGRWIGFTLDLAGIAGLIIGIGMTADSFVVFFERIKDEMREGRSFRSAAPRGWQRARRTILSGNAVSFIAAAVLYILAVGQVKGFAFTLGLTTILDVVVVFLVTSPLVLLASRTAFWSKPSVNGLGAIQQIARERKAAQAAVGKA, from the coding sequence GTGCCACCTTCCCAAGGATCGGCGCACCCGCTCCGGTTGCTCGGCGTCTATGCCGCGCTGCTGGCCGTGGTCTATGCGCTGGTGTTCTTCACCGGTGACAAGTCCCCGACACCCAAGCTCGGTATCGATCTGCAGGGTGGCACCCGGGTCACGCTGTCCGCACGCACGCCCGACGGCAGCAAGCCGAGCCAGGACAGCCTGAAGAAGGCGCAGGACATCATCGAGAACCGCGTCAACGGTCTCGGCGTCGGTGGCTCCGAGGTCGTCATCGACGGCGACAACATCGTGATCACCGTGCCCGGCGACGACGGGCAGCAGGCGCGCGCGCTGGCGACGACCGCCAAGCTCTACATCCGCCCCGTGCTGCAGGCCGTTCCCGCGACAGGACGCGGCGCCACCCCGCAGACCGCACCGGGCACGCAACCCGCCCCCGCCGCGCAGCCGGAGACGACCGCGACGCCGGACACGCCGGAGACGACGGAGACGACGGAGACGACGCAGCCCACGCCCGCTCCGCAGCAGCGTGTGTTCCCCGCCCAGCAGCCGACCCAGCCGCCGGCCGATCCCGCCCTGACGCCCACCGAAGAGGCCACCAGGGAGATCCAGGCCGCCAAGGCGCTGCGGCAGAGCGCCGATCCGGCCGTGCAGCAGACCGCGCTGGCCACCCTGGACTGCGCGAAGGCCGATCCGCTCATCGGCAACGACGATCCGGCGCTTCCGCTGGTCACCTGCTCGACCGACGGCACCGAGGTCTTCCTGCTGGACAAGAGCCGCATCGACGGCCAGGAGATCAAGGACGCCACCTCGGGCCTGAACCAGCAGCAGGCCAGGCACGAGGTCTACCTGGACTTCAAGTCCGGCGGCAGTGACGCATGGGCCTCGCTCACCGGCGAGTACGTCTACAAGCGGGTCGCCTTCGTGCTCGACTCGAAGGTGGTCAGCGCCCCGGTCGTGCAGCAGGGCCCGCAACAGGGCGGCCGCACCCAGATCTCGGGCAACTTCACCGCGACGTCGGCGAAGGAGCTGGCGAACACACTGAAGTACGGCTCGCTGCCGCTGTCGTTCCAGACCTCCGAAGCCGAGACGGTCTCCGCGACGCTCGGCCTGTCGTCGCTGAAAGCCGGTCTGATCGCGGGTGCGGTCGGTCTGGCCGTGGTGTTGCTCTACTGCCTGGTGTACTACCGGATGCTGGGCTTCGTCACCGGCTTGTCCCTGGTCGCCTCCGGCTTGGCCGTCTACGGCATCATGGTGCTGCTCGGGCGCTGGATCGGCTTCACCCTCGACCTAGCCGGCATCGCCGGTCTGATCATCGGTATCGGTATGACCGCCGACTCGTTCGTGGTGTTCTTCGAACGAATCAAGGACGAGATGCGCGAGGGCCGCAGCTTCCGTTCCGCGGCCCCACGCGGCTGGCAGCGCGCCCGCCGGACCATCCTGTCCGGCAACGCCGTCAGTTTCATCGCGGCGGCCGTGCTGTACATCCTGGCCGTCGGCCAGGTGAAGGGCTTCGCGTTCACCCTCGGTCTCACCACGATCCTCGACGTCGTGGTGGTGTTCCTGGTCACCTCGCCGCTGGTGTTGCTCGCTTCGCGGACGGCGTTCTGGTCCAAACCGTCGGTGAACGGCCTCGGCGCGATCCAGCAGATCGCCCGCGAGCGGAAGGCGGCCCAGGCCGCCGTCGGGAAGGCGTGA
- the ruvC gene encoding crossover junction endodeoxyribonuclease RuvC, with product MRVMGVDPGLTRCGLSIVEGGSGRKVTAVDVDVVRTPGDMDLAHRLLAVADAAERWMDTHKPGAVAIERVFAQHNVRTAMGTAQAGGVIALAAARRGIPVAFHTPSEVKAAVTGNGSADKKQVTAMVTRILGLPAAPKPADAADALALAICHCWRAPLLERMAAAEAAAAAAQRRYIERLAEQRKAVHG from the coding sequence GTGCGGGTGATGGGCGTCGACCCCGGACTCACCCGATGCGGCCTCAGCATCGTCGAGGGCGGATCGGGGCGGAAGGTCACCGCCGTGGACGTCGACGTGGTCCGCACACCCGGGGATATGGATCTGGCCCACCGCCTGCTCGCGGTCGCAGACGCCGCCGAACGCTGGATGGACACCCACAAGCCAGGGGCCGTCGCCATCGAACGCGTCTTCGCCCAGCACAATGTCCGTACCGCCATGGGCACCGCGCAGGCGGGCGGAGTGATCGCGCTGGCCGCCGCGCGCCGGGGAATTCCGGTCGCGTTCCACACACCCAGCGAGGTCAAGGCCGCGGTCACGGGCAACGGCAGCGCGGACAAGAAGCAGGTCACCGCCATGGTGACCCGCATCCTCGGTCTGCCTGCCGCGCCGAAACCGGCGGACGCGGCGGATGCGCTCGCTCTGGCGATCTGCCATTGTTGGCGGGCCCCGCTGCTGGAGCGGATGGCGGCGGCGGAGGCCGCGGCGGCCGCGGCGCAGCGCCGATACATCGAACGACTGGCCGAACAACGGAAGGCGGTGCACGGGTGA
- a CDS encoding TetR/AcrR family transcriptional regulator: protein MTKPSTRAERRKAELRQEIIDTAFVCFAEKGYHATGIADIAGQLGIGHGTFYRYFSNKRDIIDHVIDDLAARIIAALGTENAPDAAADLDEYRAQIDRIGVALTEILLADRRVAQLLLFHATGIDDELTQRLYGLLDTADALTAGYLDHGVEQGYLRADLDTVNTARAVTGMLIGGIVYSLREPDEAAIAGLNQAIRRLLVDGVRKD, encoded by the coding sequence GTGACGAAGCCATCCACGCGTGCCGAGCGACGCAAAGCCGAACTGCGCCAGGAGATCATCGACACCGCGTTCGTCTGTTTCGCGGAGAAGGGCTATCACGCCACCGGCATCGCCGACATCGCGGGGCAGCTGGGCATCGGACACGGCACCTTCTACCGCTACTTCAGCAACAAGCGCGACATCATCGATCACGTCATCGACGATCTGGCCGCGCGCATCATCGCCGCGCTGGGCACCGAGAACGCCCCGGACGCCGCCGCCGATCTCGACGAATACCGCGCCCAGATCGACCGAATCGGCGTGGCTCTCACCGAGATCCTGCTGGCCGATCGCCGGGTGGCCCAGCTGTTGCTGTTCCACGCCACCGGCATCGATGACGAACTCACCCAGCGGCTCTACGGTCTGCTCGACACCGCCGACGCGCTGACCGCGGGCTATCTCGACCACGGTGTCGAGCAGGGCTACCTGCGCGCCGACCTGGACACCGTGAACACCGCGCGTGCGGTGACCGGCATGCTGATCGGGGGCATCGTGTACTCGTTGCGGGAGCCGGACGAGGCCGCGATCGCCGGGCTGAACCAGGCGATCCGACGCCTGCTCGTGGACGGTGTCCGCAAGGACTGA
- a CDS encoding thioesterase family protein produces the protein MSFSTRIEVRVSDLDPQLHVTGAAYHQFADHARFACVQAAGVSVDELIASGLGPVNLETVLRFQRELGGGDSVDVSCAWQWGAGKTYRVEHVLTRADGVVAATVTNIGGLLDLAARRLVADPARQWAIRASRPELLGLPGEAPEAGG, from the coding sequence GTGTCGTTCAGTACTCGTATCGAAGTCCGCGTGTCCGATCTGGATCCGCAGTTGCACGTCACCGGCGCGGCCTACCACCAATTCGCCGACCACGCGCGTTTCGCGTGTGTCCAGGCGGCGGGTGTCTCGGTCGACGAACTGATCGCTTCGGGTCTGGGCCCGGTCAATCTGGAGACCGTGCTGCGCTTCCAGCGGGAACTGGGCGGCGGCGACTCGGTGGACGTGTCGTGCGCCTGGCAGTGGGGTGCGGGTAAGACCTATCGAGTCGAGCACGTCCTGACCCGTGCCGATGGGGTGGTCGCCGCGACGGTGACCAACATCGGTGGCTTGCTCGACCTGGCCGCGCGGCGCCTGGTCGCCGATCCCGCGCGGCAGTGGGCGATTCGCGCGAGCCGTCCCGAGCTGCTCGGGCTGCCGGGGGAGGCCCCGGAAGCGGGCGGATAG
- a CDS encoding DivIVA domain-containing protein: MWPVTPEDVRRTRFATPTPGHRAYHADEVDAFLELVAATLAGEGELAADDLRRVGFGPPRLGRRGYRADQVDEYLDQLRVELEFRQRGVRPVPGANGDGHSLLTADDVRRMRFTHAPVGRRGYDEEEVAAFLDLVTASLAHGGPGSLTIDDVQAVRFTEARLGTRGYQRDEVDAFLDLVAAALRRRR, translated from the coding sequence ATGTGGCCCGTGACCCCCGAGGACGTGCGCCGAACCCGTTTCGCGACCCCGACGCCCGGGCATCGCGCCTACCACGCGGACGAAGTAGACGCCTTCCTCGAGCTGGTCGCCGCGACCTTGGCAGGGGAGGGCGAACTCGCCGCCGACGATCTGCGGCGTGTCGGTTTCGGCCCGCCTCGGCTCGGCCGGCGCGGCTACCGCGCCGACCAGGTGGACGAGTATCTCGATCAGCTGCGCGTCGAGCTGGAGTTCCGCCAACGCGGCGTCCGGCCGGTGCCGGGCGCGAACGGCGACGGCCACAGCCTGCTCACCGCCGATGACGTGCGGCGCATGCGATTCACCCATGCCCCGGTCGGCCGACGCGGATACGACGAGGAAGAGGTCGCCGCGTTCCTCGACCTGGTCACCGCTTCCCTCGCGCACGGCGGACCGGGCAGCCTCACCATCGACGACGTCCAAGCGGTCCGCTTCACCGAGGCTCGCCTCGGCACGCGCGGCTATCAACGCGACGAGGTCGATGCCTTCCTCGACTTGGTCGCCGCCGCGCTGCGCCGCCGCCGCTGA
- the yajC gene encoding preprotein translocase subunit YajC, whose amino-acid sequence MELLFPLLLVALLVPMFLGVRRQKREAEKVASMQDNLKIGDQVITTSGLYGTVVELDDTTVDLEIAEDVVTTWLRQAIREVRADDTASTEETGADATGSDTPEAVEESTEQTETRLTKD is encoded by the coding sequence ATGGAACTGCTGTTTCCGCTGCTACTGGTAGCCCTGCTCGTGCCGATGTTCCTCGGTGTCCGCCGTCAGAAGCGGGAGGCCGAGAAGGTCGCCAGCATGCAGGACAACCTGAAGATCGGCGATCAGGTCATCACCACGTCGGGTCTGTACGGCACCGTGGTCGAACTCGACGACACCACGGTCGACCTCGAGATCGCCGAGGACGTGGTCACCACGTGGTTGCGCCAGGCCATCCGTGAGGTGCGCGCCGACGACACGGCGAGCACCGAGGAGACCGGCGCGGACGCCACCGGCTCGGACACGCCCGAGGCCGTCGAGGAATCCACCGAGCAGACCGAGACCCGCCTGACCAAGGACTGA